A section of the Marinimicrobium koreense genome encodes:
- a CDS encoding Na+/H+ antiporter subunit G, producing the protein MSETSWIEWLVSILLLIGASFALIGSFGLARLPDFFMRLHGPTKATTLGVGSMIVASMVFFSTRGDGLSLHELLIALFLFITAPVSAHIVAKAALHVRLPYRKDTRHWHRDS; encoded by the coding sequence ATGAGCGAGACAAGCTGGATCGAATGGCTGGTGTCCATTCTGTTGTTGATTGGCGCCTCCTTTGCGCTGATCGGCTCCTTTGGGCTGGCGCGTCTGCCGGACTTTTTTATGCGCCTGCACGGCCCCACCAAGGCCACGACTCTGGGCGTGGGGAGCATGATCGTCGCCTCCATGGTGTTTTTCAGCACCCGCGGCGACGGCCTGAGCCTGCACGAGCTGCTGATTGCGCTGTTTTTGTTTATCACCGCGCCGGTGAGCGCTCATATTGTGGCCAAGGCCGCCCTGCATGTGCGCCTGCCCTACCGCAAGGATACGCGTCATTGGCATCGGGACAGTTGA
- the rpsT gene encoding 30S ribosomal protein S20: protein MANTPQSKKRARQNEKARKHNASLRSMTRTYLKNVVKAIESGDQEAAKTAYTAAVPVIDRMADKGLMHKNKAARHKSRLNGHIKAMAS, encoded by the coding sequence GTGGCAAATACACCTCAATCCAAGAAGCGCGCTCGCCAGAACGAAAAGGCTCGCAAGCACAACGCCAGCCTGCGCTCCATGACGCGCACCTACCTCAAGAACGTGGTCAAGGCCATCGAATCCGGCGACCAGGAAGCGGCCAAAACCGCTTACACCGCCGCTGTTCCGGTCATCGACCGCATGGCCGACAAGGGCCTGATGCACAAGAACAAGGCCGCTCGTCATAAGAGCCGCCTGAACGGCCACATCAAGGCGATGGCTTCCTGA
- the maoP gene encoding DUF413 domain-containing protein, translating into MLPREHYLKQPFQDREHFPAGFDHSSQLSGIQARLIRKHGALIHALCRGEVTDPTDEDRHLLKVIAKQAAPKNPVEQAWLKYLSIVQNSSTGLRKSA; encoded by the coding sequence ATGTTGCCGCGCGAGCACTACCTCAAGCAGCCCTTTCAGGACCGGGAGCACTTTCCCGCCGGTTTTGACCACTCCAGCCAGTTATCCGGCATCCAGGCCCGCCTGATCCGCAAACACGGCGCGCTGATCCACGCCCTGTGCCGAGGCGAGGTGACCGACCCCACTGATGAGGACCGCCACCTGCTCAAGGTCATCGCCAAACAGGCCGCCCCGAAGAATCCCGTGGAACAGGCCTGGCTGAAATACCTGAGCATCGTCCAGAACTCGTCAACCGGTCTGCGCAAAAGCGCCTGA